In a single window of the Olivibacter sp. SDN3 genome:
- a CDS encoding CoA-binding protein, with protein sequence MKKTLILGATTNPARYAYIAAQRLTGAGHEIVNIGIKKGDVAGVPIEAPAAPLADIHTVTLYIGPKLQPQYYDYLLKTKPKRIIFNPGTENAELANLAQSNNIEAVYACTLVLLSIGQY encoded by the coding sequence ATGAAAAAAACGCTAATTTTAGGAGCAACAACCAATCCGGCGCGCTATGCCTATATCGCAGCGCAACGTTTAACGGGAGCGGGGCATGAAATCGTTAATATAGGAATCAAAAAGGGTGACGTTGCAGGAGTTCCTATTGAGGCTCCTGCTGCACCATTGGCTGATATCCATACCGTAACACTTTATATAGGCCCGAAATTGCAGCCGCAATATTATGATTATCTATTGAAAACTAAACCAAAACGTATTATATTTAACCCCGGTACAGAAAATGCGGAACTAGCCAATTTAGCGCAAAGCAATAATATAGAAGCCGTTTATGCCTGTACTTTGGTATTGCTGAGCATCGGCCAATATTAA